A window of the Fulvia fulva chromosome 11, complete sequence genome harbors these coding sequences:
- a CDS encoding Fumarylacetoacetase, translating to MACSAAVHTTYEPTSSRSDSSRHASYLSAHKYHPATSSASLRCPGQAQSRPLSQCRSPTRLFCALVMSSQAPCRHAEALQPFKTPSPARATQPDVPYLKDSGNDALNTMCQSNSSWMYWTLAQCVAHQAIGGCGLRTGDLLATGTVSGEKEHGCLLEFMKPGTTPPREYLEDGETVVLSGYCGEVVGFGDCVATLLPAKPL from the exons ATGGCTTGCTCTGCTGCAGTACATACAACATACGAGCCCACTTCGTCTCGCTCAGATTCCTCCAGGCATGCATCGTACCTCTCTGCACACAAATATCACCCGGCAACATCTTCCGCGTCTCTCCGCTGTCCAGGACAAGCTCAATCTCGCCCTCTATCACAATGCCGTAGTCCAACGAGACTGTTCTGTGCATTGGTGATGTCATCCCAGGCGCCATGTCGACAT GCCGAAGCTCTGCAACCATTCAAGACCCCCTCGCCAGCCCGCGCCACGCAACCAGATGTACCATACCTTAAGGACTCCGGCAATGACGCTCTCAAC ACGATGTGCCAAAGCAACAGCTCATGGATGTACTGGACTCTCGCACAATGTGTTGCACACCAAGCAATCGGTGGCTGCGGTCTAAGGACGGGCGACTTACTCGCCACCGGCACTGTCAGTGGCGAGAAGGAACATGGTTGTCTCCTCGAATTCATGAAGCCAGGTACCACACCACCGCGAGAATATCTGGAAGATGGAGAGACAGTGGTATTGTCAGGCTACTGCGGCGAAGTTGTAGGCTTTGGAGATTGCGTTGCAACCTTGTTACCTGCTAAACCACTATAG
- a CDS encoding Heterokaryon incompatibility protein 6, OR allele, translated as MPALYSFLRTSEIRLLSVHRKHDGSLAGTLKTLSIEGKKSIYEREEKKLDYFAVSYVWGSRDHDQTIEVDGQPLTITLNAHTVLSLFCDWPQQRNREARIWIDAVCINQEDALEKSIQVPLMAQIYGRAKRAVVWLGESSVSTDQGMELMRTLAMGTKGYPVPQSVIKSSTAWAGFEEIASRPWWRRAWTLQESVIPSDTVYYCGAKSLTADEVRSAVLVVSSYQYTNSEDQLSKATWAPLWHRRRIYQWLGHQDMDDDFDGYERRRPTGDRKLGQISLPALLAYQRHSSSTNPKDYLYSLLGCIKDKDKQLIGPPAYDSSTEEVYREFVRSWVLAYQSLDIIAFTELFPRPISSQQTTDRLPSWVPDWSARLEFQSEESNAVPLLVSQPNKPDIGSMLPPRFLRRSAEEDYYGSRESLPVYDAAGNMAMRVFFSKDLTRLQCTGIIIDTIDGISGTAGDKPQPVEPSTSPTNLTNNGAALEHTEVATHIIQSLYFGRADVYLQYEADERVFVEEADYCLREPVQGRDAEYAAWIKQNSDVRIRGVSMYDAINYREVVQKEIFARTKAEKTARKINEQAASERSGSGSPRRRRSSIPSDASNDSNQRNELDEDEYLPPRRRSSPRRSFQARSSSTTSSSSTKTKEDEESTRHDLNRKFRTATHQHWMARRLAVTEKGHVGMVTKNARKGDVVCVLFGCSVPMVLRNIGKGEYEVVGECYLEGFMEGQALKEERYEAVDLTLV; from the exons ATGCCTGCACTATACAGCTTCTTGAGGACCAGCGAGATCCGCCTGCTCAGCGTCCATCGGAAACATGACGGTTCGCTCGCAGGTACTCTCAAAACACTCTCAATCGAAGGCAAAAAGTCAATCTACGAGCGAGAAGAGAAGAAGCTCGACTACTTCGCTGTGTCTTACGTCTGGGGCTCGCGTGATCACGATCAGACTATCGAAGTTGATGGACAACCGTTGACGATCACGCTGAATGCACATACagttcttagtctcttctGCGATTGGCCACAGCAACGAAACAGGGAGGCCCGGATCTGGATCGATGCGGTATGCATCAATCAGGAAGATGCCTTGGAGAAGAGTATTCAAGTCCCTTTGATGGCACAGATCTATGGCAGGGCTAAGCGCGCTGTGGTCTGGCTAGGCGAAAGCAGTGTGTCGACTGATCAAGGCATGGAGCTGATGCGGACGTTGGCGATGGGAACGAAGGGATATCCTGTGCCCCAATCGGTCATTAAAAGCTCCACAGCCTGGGCAGGCTTCGAAGAGATCGCTTCGCGGCCATGGTGGAGGCGTGCTTG GACGCTTCAGGAAAGCGTGATTCCCAGTGACACGGTGTATTATTGCGGCGCGAAGAGCCTGACCGCCGACGAAGTCAGGAGTGCCGTCCTGGTCGTCAGCAGCTACCAGTACACCAATTCAGAAGATCAGCTCAGCAAAGCAACATGGGCGCCGCTCTGGCACCGGCGCCGCATCTACCAGTGGCTGGGACACCAAGACATGGACGATGACTTCGATGGTTATGAGCGAAGACGTCCGACTGGTGACCGCAAGCTAGGACAGATCAGTCTGCCAGCGTTGTTGGCTTATCAGAGGCACAGTTCCTCCACGAACCCGAAGGACTACCTCTACTCTTTACTGGGGTGCATCAAAGACAAAGATAAGCAGCTCATCGGTCCTCCCGCTTATGACAGCAGCACAGAAGAGGTCTATCGCGAGTTCGTCCGGAGCTGGGTCTTGGCTTATCAGAGCTTGGACATCATCGCATTCACGGAGCTGTTCCCAAGGCCAATTTCTTCGCAGCAGACGACAGATCGACTTCCGTCATGGGTACCTGATTGGTCTGCCCGGCTTGAGTTTCAGTCCGAAGAGTCGAATGCTGTGCCTTTACTCGTCAGTCAACCCAACAAACCCGACATTGGCAGCATGTTACCACCACGTTTCTTACGTCGCTCAGCTGAAGAAGACTACTACGGCAGCAGAGAGTCCCTACCCGTGTATGACGCAGCAGGGAACATGGCCATGCGCGTCTTCTTCTCCAAAGACTTGACTCGACTCCAATGCACCGGCATCATAATCGACACCATTGACGGGATTAGTGGCACGGCTGGGGATAAGCCGCAACCAGTAGAGCCCTCCACCTCGCCCACCAATCTGACTAACAACGGCGCGGCTTTGGAGCACACCGAAGTAGCGACTCACATCATCCAGAGTCTCTACTTCGGCAGAGCTGACGTGTACCTCCAATACGAAGCCGATGAGAGGGTCTTCGTGGAAGAAGCGGACTATTGCCTGAGGGAACCTGTACAAGGTCGCGATGCCGAGTATGCAGCTTGGATCAAGCAGAATTCGGACGTGAGGATTCGTGGGGTGAGTATGTACGATGCTATCAACTATCGTGAGGTAGTGCAGAAAGAGATCTTTGCGCGGACGAAGGCGGAGAAGACTGCGAGGAAGATCAATGAGCAGGCAGCTTCTGAGCGATCCGGTTCAGGCTCGCCGCGACGACGACGTTCGTCGATCCCATCGGATGCCAGCAACGACAGTAATCAGCGCAACGAACTCGACGAAGACGAATATCTACCACCCCGACGACGTAGCTCACCCCGCCGTTCCTTCCAagcgagaagctcctccACCACCAGCTCATCCAGCACCAAGACCAAAGAAGACGAAGAATCTACCCGCCACGACTTGAATCGCAAGTTCCGGACTGCGACACATCAGCACTGGATGGCGAGACGACTTGCGGTAACGGAGAAGGGGCATGTGGGTATGGTGACGAAGAATGCGAGGAAGGGTGATGTTGTGTGTGTGCTGTTTGGATGCAGTGTGCCGATGGTACTTAGGAATATCGGGAAGGGTGAGTATGAAGTGGTAGGAGAGTGTTATTTGGAGGGCTTTATGGAGGGGCAGGCGTTGAAGGAGGAGAGGTATGAGGCGGTCGATCTTACGTTGGTCTGA
- a CDS encoding Peptidase S41 family protein ustP: MPRVTQSPQRFVLLTSLTLRISGKSDSVRPFIDWQTNLQWIKQPPPEYAEKIHSPYGFWPEFERIYSKAQNETANSTHTNEYEFGFDLFYAFQRGHDGHFIVVPDSLGIFSYGCTTPLVSVSVDGSCIPEVYVYQDLLDTVVSNATYTPSPLALIDGRNSTEFLLGWSHWGGTQDRDALWNNLFYLLSHVSLGQDGSGRGVFAGGGRARRIYPGPSTTLTFANGTEVTNENFARVLMPFDNITSGTDIYTEFLTPPPDAPWSAEKYATYVESSTTSSASSSTSTSSSSTTISTTIPFPGYPTPFVRHMHNVNSGYFLEDEGYDDIAVLSVPDFVGGDDEDDLPFQAVNSYLTNEAVARNKTKLIIDLSANAGGTVLQGIDLFKQLFPFLEPYQADRFTAHEAVNYIGEEISHLSGLVGNRSLDLDDTVESLVLSFFNYRSDVDINHENFTSWPDKFGPVALGPELKNFTQVTRWNLSDPGLPAYSGGIIVSGYQNHTNFTRTPFKPEDIVIVTDGYCASTCTIFAELMRHQGGVRTIVLGGRPNADIAQAVGGTKGTNSNKWSNIFYFTQIPFEYQYIHNNSFYETTALGRYNDLALYRSVAAVVNARYGFRQGDEEGPPLQFKYEPADCRIYYTPEMAVSMVAVWKTVADSAFRGVNHCVAGSLESKGAGYIGPRDEGTGMKQRVKRGVGEQDHRHRLRTEVREVEIEHVVRREAGKRERKHVVSYRMSRLIGRV; this comes from the coding sequence ATGCCTAGAGTTACCCAGTCGCCACAACGATTTGTACTGCTCACGTCGCTGACATTGCGCATTAGTGGCAAATCTGATTCTGTCCGGCCGTTCATTGATTGGCAGACGAACCTGCAATGGATCAAACAACCACCACCTGAATATGCAGAAAAGATTCACTCTCCGTACGGCTTCTGGCCCGAGTTCGAGCGCATCTACAGCAAGGCCCAAAATGAGACCGCAAACAGCACGCACACCAACGAATATGAATTTGGCTTCGATCTTTTCTATGCATTCCAGCGGGGTCATGATGGTCACTTTATCGTCGTGCCGGACAGCCTAGGGATATTCTCTTATGGCTGCACTACACCTTTGGTGTCCGTCTCTGTGGATGGCTCCTGCATTCCGGAAGTATATGTATATCAAGACCTGCTAGATACGGTCGTTAGCAACGCCACATATACGCCAAGCCCACTGGCCTTGATCGATGGAAGGAACAGCACCGAGTTCTTGCTGGGATGGTCGCACTGGGGTGGTACTCAAGATCGGGACGCTTTGTGGAACAATCTGTTCTATCTATTGTCGCACGTCTCTCTTGGCCAAGACGGATCTGGACGTGGCGTATTCGCTGGAGGCGGCAGAGCTCGCCGGATTTATCCCGGTCCTAGTACGACACTGACCTTCGCGAACGGCACAGAGGTCACCAACGAGAACTTCGCTAGAGTCCTCATGCCCTTTGACAACATTACCAGTGGTACAGACATTTACACGGAATTCCTTACTCCACCCCCAGATGCACCTTGGTCAGCAGAAAAGTATGCCACGTACGTCGAGTCGTCTACAACATCTTCTGCCTCGTCCTCGACATCTACTTCTAGCAGTTCGACCACTATTTCCACCACCATACCATTTCCAGGCTACCCTACACCCTTTGTACGTCATATGCATAACGTCAACAGCGGCTACTTCCTCGAAGACGAAGGCTACGACGACATCGCCGTTCTCAGCGTGCCAGACTTCGTCGGCGGTGATGATGAGGATGATCTGCCCTTCCAAGCCGTCAACTCTTACCTCACCAACGAAGCTGTGGCTCGCAACAAGACTAAACTTATCATCGACCTCTCGGCAAACGCAGGCGGCACAGTCTTGCAAGGCATAGATCTCTTCAAACAACTATTCCCCTTCCTCGAACCCTACCAAGCAGATCGCTTCACCGCGCACGAAGCAGTCAACTACATCGGTGAAGAAATCAGCCATCTTTCCGGCTTGGTAGGCAACAGGAGTCTCGACCTCGATGATACCGTGGAAAGCCTCGTGCTATCCTTCTTCAACTATCGCTCAGATGTCGACATCAATCACGAGAACTTTACCTCTTGGCCTGACAAGTTCGGACCAGTGGCTCTGGGACCCGAGCTCAAGAACTTCACGCAAGTAACGAGATGGAACCTCTCCGATCCCGGGCTACCGGCGTATTCGGGAGGGATCATTGTTTCTGGCTATCAGAATCACACGAACTTTACTCGCACACCTTTCAAACCGGAAGATATCGTGATCGTCACGGACGGGTACTGTGCCTCTACCTGTACAATCTTTGCTGAGCTCATGCGTCACCAAGGTGGCGTGCGAACTATCGTTCTAGGTGGCCGACCTAATGCTGATATCGCACAAGCTGTCGGAGGCACTAAAGGAACGAACTCGAACAAATGGTCCAACATCTTCTATTTTACGCAGATCCCGTTCGAGTATCAGTACATCCACAACAACTCCTTCTACGAGACAACAGCCCTTGGCAGGTACAACGATCTAGCACTTTACCGCTCCGTCGCCGCTGTTGTTAACGCCCGGTATGGTTTCCGACAAGGCGACGAGGAAGGTCCTCCGTTACAGTTCAAGTATGAACCCGCAGACTGCAGAATATACTATACGCCGGAGATGGCGGTGAGTATGGTGGCGGTTTGGAAGACGGTGGCGGATAGTGCGTTCAGAGGGGTGAATCATTGTGTTGCGGGGAGTTTGGAGAGTAAAGGTGCTGGGTACATTGGGCCGAGGGACGAGGGAACGGGAATGAAGCAGAGGGTCAAGAGGGGAGTGGGAGAACAGGACCATAGGCACAGGCTAAGAACAGAGGTGCGAGAGGTGGAAATTGAGCACGTGGTCAGAAGGGAGGCAGGTAAAAGAGAGCGTAAGCATGTAGTAAGTTACCGAATGTCTAGGCTAATCGGAAGGGTATGA
- a CDS encoding Isonitrile hydratase-like protein xanA, translating into MVPSKVRVLGLMFLSFNVLDLTGPCEVFGSNFLPGERSIDIASATESCTSSEGVTVQCTFSFDELLNDTSALSDYDILLVPGARDDYIDAALKDDKGLLQIIKTFATLENDGKERWLFSVCTGAAFLAHVGVLSGKTATTHWTYLDKLKETCKGAGEEADIVRKRFVDAGRSKTGVRVVTAVGVSCGMDAALWIASVVYDLEQAKGIAKGMDYAWAYAPNDDVTEGWTV; encoded by the coding sequence ATGGTACCCTCTAAGGTCCGGGTGCTGGGCCTCATGTTCCTCTCTTTCAATGTCCTCGATCTGACAGGTCCGTGCGAAGTCTTTGGCAGCAACTTTCTCCCAGGCGAGCGCAGCATCGACATTGCTTCAGCGACAGAGTCTTGCACTTCGAGCGAAGGTGTCACAGTCCAATGTACTTTCTCTTTCGACGAGCTTCTGAACGACACATCCGCGTTATCAGACTACGACATCCTCCTCGTTCCAGGCGCAAGGGACGATTACATCGATGCTGCGTTGAAAGACGACAAGGGCCTTCTGCAAATCATCAAAACCTTCGCAACGCTCGAGAATGACGGGAAGGAGAGGTGGTTGTTCTCAGTCTGTACTGGCGCTGCGTTCCTCGCTCATGTTGGTGTGCTGAGTGGGAAGACTGCAACCACACATTGGACATATCTTGACAAGCTCAAGGAGACTTGCAAGGGTGCTGGCGAGGAGGCGGACATCGTGAGGAAGCGTTTCGTCGATGCAGGGAGGAGCAAGACAGGAGTTCGTGTCGTTACTGCTGTTGGTGTGAGTTGTGGCATGGATGCTGCCTTGTGGATCGCAAGTGTGGTGTATGACCTGGAGCAGGCCAAGGGGATTGCGAAGGGTATGGATTACGCTTGGGCATACGCGCCAAATGATGATGTTACCGAGGGTTGGACTGTATAA